The segment AAGTGCGCTTCGAGCACCTGGCGGACGCCGTCGCGCCAGGACCACTCGCAGGGGCCGACCAGGCTCCGGCGGCGGGTGTCGTCGTACGCGACGACCGCGCGGGTGACGTCGCCCGGGACGAAGTCGACGGGCACCCCGGTGAGTTCCGAGACGTGGGCGAGGAGGTCGGTGATGCCGACGACCTCGTCCCCGCCCCAGTTCACGACGGTCGCGGGCACCGTCGCCGCGGCCCACAGGCCCGGCACGTGCCGAGCGATGTCGTCGGTGTGGATCGGGGAGCAGTAGTGCTGGTCCGTGTGCGGGACCGCGACGGGCTGCCCGGCGAGCATCGCCCGGTAGTGGATGACCGGGGCCCCGCCGTGCCCGTGCGGCCCGTAGGCGACGTTGAGCCGGGCGATGGTGGTGGGCAGGCCGAGGGTGACGGCGAGGGCCCGTACGGCCCCCTCGGTGGCCAGCTTGCCCACCGGGTAGGTCGGCAGGAAGGCCGAGTGGGCCGCCAGCGGGTCGGTCTCGGTGTACCGGTGGTCCAGTGCCCCGGGGGCGTAGACCGCGCTGGTGGAGATGAAGAGGAACGATTCGGCGGATCGGCAGTGGGTCATCAGGCGGCCGGTGCCGACGGAGTTGACCGCCACCACGTCCTCGAAGTCCCCGTCGCCCCGCTCGACCGCCGCGTGCAGGACATGGGTGAAGTCGTCGGGGACCTCGTCCAGGCCGTCCCGCCCGTCCGGTCCGTACGCGGCCATGTCCCAGCGCCGGGTCCGGATGCCCCGGTCCCGCAGCCCGCGCTCCGTCTCCGGGTCCGAGAACCGGCCCAGGCACCACACCTCGTTGTCGCGGGCGAGCGTCTCGGCGGCCGTGCGGGCGACCAGTCCGGTCGCCCCGGTGATCAGGATCTTCTTGCCGGTCGGTGTCTGCATCCGGGTGGCTCCTCTACTGCTCGTCGGACGGGGCGGACAGCGACCGGGCCAGTTCCGCCCGCAGGATCGACTGGAAGGCGGCCACGTGCCGGGCGCCCATGAGGGTGTAGTGCTCGCCGGGCACGTCGAGGTACCGGGGCGCCTCGCGGGTGAAGTCGGTCCACCGGCTCAGCTCGTCGTCCAGCCAGTCCTGCTTGCTGCCGCGGAGCGGAACGGCGTAGAAGACGCTCATCCGGGCGACGTCGCCGGACGGCACGTAGCTCCGTCCGAGGTCGGTCAGGCCGTCCGCGAGCTCCGCCCACGCGGTGAACCGTTCGAGGTCCAGGTCGAGTTCGGCGAGCCGCTCCGGGGGAGCGATGTCGATCAGACGGCCGAGCTGCTCCCGCCTGTCCAGCGGCCGGAGTTCGGCGGGCAGCGTCTTCGCCCGCTGCTCGGAGACCAGGTCCAGGAACATGGCCAGGTTGACCGCGGTCTCGACGAAGTCGAGCTCGTCCATGCGGTACTTGATGTGCGGGGGGAGGTTGAAGCTGCCCAGGAAGTCGACGCGTTCACCGTCGGCCTCAAGGAGCTTGGCCACCTCGAAGGCCACCGCCGCGCCGAAGGAGTACCCGGCGATCGCGTAGGGGCCGTGCGGCTGCCGGGACCTGATGGCGTCCACGTACGCGCGTGCCATCTCGTCGAAGGACGCGAACGGCTTCTCCCCCGGGTTGAAGCCGCGGGCCCGCAGCGCGTAGAAGGGCCGCTCGTGCACGAAGTACTTGGCCAGGTTGACGAAGACGAGCACCTCGCCGACGCCCGGGTGCACGCAGAACAGCGGCGTCCCCTCCCCGCTGGTCTGCAGCGGGACGATCGGGTCGTACGGCGCGGGCGCGTCGCTCCGGTCCGCCTCGATGCGGGCGGCGAGCGCGCGGACGCTCGGCGAGGTGAGGATCGCGAGGACCGGTGGCTCCGTGCCCGGGAAACGCCGGGCGATCAGGCTCTTGAGACGCAGGATGTCCAGTGACGTGCCGCCGAGGTCGAAGAAGCTCGCCGTGGCGCTGATCGTCGCCGGGTCGGTCTCGAAGAGCTCGCCGTACAGCTCCGCGAGCGCCTCCTCACGGGCGCCCTCGGGAGCGACGTACCCGCCGAGCTGCCGGGTGACCAGGGCCTGGACGGAGCCCACCTGCTCGGCGTAGTCGCCGGCCTCCAGCCGGCGCCGCATCAGTGCGCGCGGGATTTTGCCCAGGCTGGTCTTCGGGAAGGCGTCCTTGGGCAGCGGAAGCAGCAGCGCGGGGCGGAAGCCCCAGTGCAGCACGACGCTGTTCCGGACGGCTATCAGCAGGCGGTGCAGCGCCGGCTCGTCGCCGGCCACCTCGGGGGCGGCCGCGAACGCGACGGCGAGCTGCTCGGTGTCGCTGCCCTTCGGACGGGTGGGGAAGGCGGCGACGAACGACTTCTCGATGCCTTCCAAGCCGTCGAGCACCGACTCCAGGTCGTGGCTGTAGTAGTTGACGCCGTTGACGATGACGCTGTCCTTGCTGCGCCCCACGAGGGTCAGCCGGCCCCCGTCGAGCCGGCCGAGGTCACCGGTCCGGAACCAGCCGTCCGCGGTGAAGGCGGCCTCGGTGGCCTCCTTGTCGTTCCAGTACCCGCCCGTGACCATCGGGCCGGTGAGCTGCACCTCTCCGGTCTCGCCCGCGGCCTGCGGCAGGCCGGTGTCCTCGGCCGCGATCCGGATGCGCAGCCCGTCGACCGGCCGGCCGACCGCCGCGAACTCGGCCTCACGGTCGGCCTCGGGGAACTCCCGGTTGTAGATGCTGCCGGCGCAGGTCTCGGTCATCCCGAAGGCGGGCCACAGGGCCTCGCGGCGCAGCCCGTACGGGGCCAGCCGGTCGAGGAAGCCGATGCCCGTGGCGACGGGGTTGGCCTCGCCGCCGGAGACGATGTGCCGCAGACAGGACAGGTCCAGGGACGGAGCGGCCGGCAGGCGGTCGACGATCTTGTTGAGCTGGCCGAGCAGGAAGTTCGGCGTGAACGTCATCGTCACCCGGTGCGCGTCGATCAGCTCCAGGAAGCGCATCGGGGCGGCGAGCACCGTCTCCGGGGAGGTCTGCAGCTGGACGGCGCCGACCGACAGCGGAAGCAGATGCGCTTCGAGGAGCGCGGCGACGTGGTCGTACGAGATCCAGTTCAGGGTGACGTCGTCCGAGGTCAGCGACTGCGTTCCGGCCTTCGCCGCCATGGAGGCCAGCAGATTTCCGTGGGTGAGCCGGACGGCCTTGGAGGCGCTGGTGGAACCGGAGGTGAGGACGAGGAGGGCGACGTCGTCGGGGGAGGCCGGGGTGAGCGGAAGCGCGTCTCCCTCGGTACCCGCGTCCGTGCCGGCCGGTGCCAGGTCTTCCAGGGTGACGACCGACAGGTTCTGGACGGCGGGGAGTTCCTCGCGCGTGCGGACGTCGGTGACCAGGAGCGGCCCGTCGAGCAGGGTGTCGACGTGGCCGAGCTGGGCCGCCCAGCGCTGCGGGTCGTCGCGCAGGGGGACCAGCGGGCACACCGTGATCCCGCCGAGCAGGCACGCCCAGAGGGCCGGCAGGAAGTCCTCCGGCCGTTCGAGGAGCAGCGCGACGATCCGGTCCTCGCCCACTCCGGACCTCCGCAGCCGGGCGAGGACGCGCAGCGACTCCTCAAGGAGCTCCGGATAGGTCTGGAGCCGGAAGTCGAGCGGCCGGTCCGCGGAGCCGTAACGGATCCCGTGCTCCGGGAACCGCGCGGCGGCCCGGATCAGCAGCGCGCCCAGGTCGGCGGTCGTGTCGTGGTCGGCTGTCGTGTCGTGCTCGGTCGTCATCGTGCCTCCTCGAGTGCGGCGATGTTCCGGGTCACCCAGGCGGAGATGTCGCGGGTGGGCGAGCCGGGGGTGAAGAGTGCGGCCACGCCCATCTCGCGGAGCACCGGGATGTCGGCCTCCGGGATGATGCCGCCGCCGAAGACGGTGATGTCCCGTGCGTCCGCCTCGTCGAGGAGTCTGAGGACCTCGGCGAAGAGCGTCATATGAGCGCCGGAGAGGACCGAAAGGCCGATGCCGTCGGCGTCCTCCTGGACGGCGGTGTCGACGATCTGGCGCGGGGTCTGGTGGAGCCCCGTGTAGATGACCTCGACCCCCGCGTCCCGCAAGGCGCGAGCGATGACCTTCGCCCCTCGGTCGTGTCCGTCAAGGCCGGGCTTGGCGATCACGACCCGAATCGGCGTGTCCATCGGATTCCCCCTCTGTTTTCTGTTGTGTGCTGTCTTCTGTCGTACGCGGGCGTCCGTCAGGTCTCAGGTGGTCGTCGGGCTGTAGGTGCCCCAGACGTCGCGGAGTGCGTGGCAGACCTCGCCGACGGTGGCGCGGGCCTTGAGGGCGTCCTTCATCGGGTAGAGCACGTTGTCGGTGCCTTCGGCCGTCTTCTTCAGTGCGGCGAGCGCGGCGTCCACCGCCGTCTGATCCCGCTCGGCGCGCAGTGTGGTGAGGCGTTCGGCCTGCTGGGCCTCGATGGCGGGGTCGACGCGGAGCGGCTCGTAGGGTTCCTCGACGTCGATCGTGTAGCGGTTGACGCCGACCACGACCCGTTCGCCGCTGTCGGTCTCCTGCGCGATCCGGTAGGCGGAGCGCTCGATCTCGCTCTTCTGGAAACCGTGCTCGATCGCGTTGACCGCCCCGCCCATCTCCTCGACCCGCCCCATCAGGTCCAGGGCCGCCGCCTCCACGTCGTCGGTCATCTTCTCCACGACGTACGAGCCGGCGAACGGGTCGACGGTGGCGGTCACGTCCGTCTCGTAGGCGAGGACCTGCTGGGTGCGCAGGGCCAGGCGGGCGGACTTGTCCGTGGGCAGGGCGATGGCCTCGTCGAAGGAGTTGGTGTGCAGGGACTGCGTCCCGCCCAGGACGGCCGCCAGGCCCTGGACGGCGACGCGGACGAGGTTGACCTCGGGCTGCTGCGCGGTCAGCTGCACACCGGCGGTCTGGGTGTGGAAACGGAGCATCAGCGACTTGGGGTTCCTCGCGCCGAACTCCTCCTTCATGACCCGCGCCCAGATCCGGCGGGCCGCCCGGAACTTCGCGACCTCCTCCAGGATCGTCGTGCGCGCCACGAAGAAGAAGGAGAGCCGCGGCGCGAAGTCGTCCACGTCCATGCCCGCCGCGACCGCCGTGCGGACGTACTCGATGCCATCGGCCAGGGTGAACGCGATCTCCTGCGCGGGCGAGGCCCCCGCCTCCGCCATGTGATAGCCCGAGATCGAGATCGTGTTCCACTTCGGGATCTCACTGCGGCAGTACTTGAAGATGTCCGCGATCAGCCGCAGCGACGGCTTCGGCGGGAAGATGTACGTGCCCCGCGCGATGTACTCCTTCAGCACGTCGTTCTGGATCGTCCCCGTCAGCCTCTCGGCCGGAACGCCCTGTTCCTCACCCACCAGCTGGTACATGAGGAGGAGCAGGGCGGCGGGGGCGTTGATGGTCATCGACGTCGAGACCTTGTCCAGCGGGATGCCGTCGAACAGGATCCGCATGTCGTCGACCGAGTCGATCGCCACCCCCACCTTCCCGACCTCGCCCGAGGAGATCGGCGCGTCGGAGTCGTGGCCCATCTGCGTCGGCAGGTCGAACGCCACCGACAGACCCATCGTGCCGTTCGCGATCAGCTGCTTGTACCGGGCGTTGGACTCCACCGCCGTACCGAAACCCGCGTACTGGCGCATCGTCCACGGCCGGCCCGTGTACATCGACGGGTACACACCACGCGTGAAGGGATACCCACCCGGCTCACCCAGCTTCCCGGCCGGGTCCCAGCCCTCCAGGGCCCCCGGTCCGTAGACCGGCTCGATGGGCAGTCCCGACTCCGACTCGCGCGTCATGCGTATCCCCCGTGTTCCACCGGCTGTGTGCTGGGCGTGCCTTGTTCAGGACCGGACATCGAGGACGTACTTGCCCGTGGACGCCCGGGTCTCCAGGAGCTCGTGCGCGCGTGCCGCGTCGGCCAGCGGAAGCACGGTCACGTCCACCCGGACGCTGCCCTTGGCGACCTCGGCGAGGGCCTGCTCCAGGTGGGCGCGGAGCAGCTCCGGGGCCCGGCCGGCGACGCCGCCGAGGTTGTAGCCGGCGAGGGAACTGTTCGTGTACCAGGGGTGGTTGCCCTCGAAGGTGACGTCCTCGGCCGCCGCGTTGCCGAAGATGACGTGTCGGCCGAAGGCGGCCAGGAGGCCGGACACGGACGACCGGAACGCGCCGCCGACGGAGTCCAGGACCAGGTCCGCGCCCGCTCCGCCGGTCCGCTCGGCCACCTCCTGCTCAAGCTCCTCGTACGACACGACGCTGTCGTAGCCGAAGCCGCGCGCGTACTCGGCCTTGGCGGGGGAGCTGGTCACGCCGATGACCGTGCCCGCGCCGAGCTGACGCGCCAGCTGCGCCGCGGCCGTCCCGACGCCGCCCGCCGCCGCGAGGACGACCACGGTCTCTCCCTTGGCGAGGTGACCCGCCGAGGTGAGGACGCCGAGGGCGGTCGTGACGTTGCACAGGGCGCCGGCCGCGAGGGCTCCGTCGAGGTCGGCGAGCTCGCCGTCGAGGCGGACGACGTGCTCGGCTCCGACGGCCACCACCTCGGCGTTTCCGCCGCCGCCCAGGGTGAGCGCGGCCACCCGGTCGCCGGGCTCGAAGCCGGTGACGCCCTCGCCCACGGCGCGGACCGTGCCGACCGCCTCAAGGCCGGGGAAGTGCGGCAGGCCGACCGGGAACTGGCCGCGGCGGAACATCACTTCGGCGAAGTTCACGCCCGCGTACCGGACGTCGACGGTGAGCTGACCGGCCTCGGGCTCGGGCGTCTCGACCTCGCCGACGGTGAGGACGGACGGGGCGCCGAAGTCGTCGAAGCGGACGGTGCGCATACGGCTGCCGGAGGTCGTGGAGGTCGGGGCGGTGTTCGTCATCGGATTCCCGTCTGGCTGAGGAAGGAGGTGGGGCCGTGGCCGGTGAGCAACCGGGTGTCGTCCGGGCAGAGGCCGGTGACCATGCGGAGGGAGTCCTCCATGCTCGTGGGGCTGGCGGTCGGTGCGTCCGCGCGTCCCGGGCCGTTCGCGAGCAGGGTGTCGCCGGTGGCGAGCAGGGGAGCGTCGCCGCTGTCGAAGCGGAACATCACCGAGCCGCTGGTGTGGCCGGGGGTGTGCAGCACCGTGACGATGCCGGCGGCGAAGGTCAGTTCGCCGCCCCGCTCGGGGAGTTCGCTCACCTCGTCGGGCTCCTGGTCGGGGTGGCCGACGAGGAGGTCGCGGGGGAACGAGTCGGGCAGTCCCTTGGCGGGAGCGCCGAGCTGGTAGCGGTCGGCCGGGTGGATCCAGGCCGGGACGCCGTAGTGCCGGGCGAGCGGCACGGCGTCCCAGGTGTGGTCCATGTGGCCGTGTGTGATCAGGATCGCCTCGGGTTCGAGGCGGTGGGCGCGGACGGCCCGCAGGACCGCCTCGCGGGAGTCGTGTCCGGGGTCGACGACGAGGCAGGGATTCCCCGGTCCGGCGGCGACGATGTGGACGTTCGTTCCGAACTTGCCGGTGGCGGCGGACAGTACGAGCATGACGCGACTTTGGCTGAGCCTTCGGTCATATGTCAATTGCCATAGGTGTCGCAGAACTCTGGCTCAAGTCTGCCCTATAGTGGCGAGGGCCACCACCGCCGTACCCGTCGTACGGTCGGCGTCCGGTGCGTGTCAGTCCGTCAATCAGCCGTCCCACCAGGGGGTTCGTCCGTGAAGGCCATCGCCGTCCAGCGTTACGGAGGCCCGGAGGTCCTGGAACTCATGGATCTCCCCGAACCGCGCCTCGGCCCCGACGTCGTGCTCGTCCGGGTGCGGTACGCGGGCGTCAATCCCGCCGACTGGAAGATCCGCGAGGGCTACATCGACGACTGGTTCGAGTCCCACTTCCCCCTGGTGATGGGCTGCGACCTGTCCGGCGTCGTCGAACGCACCGGCCTCGGCGTCACCGAGTTCGCCCCCGGCGACGAGGTCGTCGGCTACGTCCGCGCCGACCACATGCAGCGCGGCACGTACGGCGAACTGGTCGCCGCGCCCGTCCGGACCCTGGCGCACAAACCGCGCTCCCTCGACGCGCGGGAGGCGGCCGGACTGCCGGCCGCCGGCCTCACCGCGTACCAGGCACTCCGCCGCCACCTGGAGATCGGCCCCGGCGACGTGCTGCTCGTCCACGCCGCGGCCGGCGGGGTCGGCTCGCTCGCCGTCCAGATCGGCCGCGCCCTCGGCGCCCGCGTCATCGGCACGGCCAGTGAGCGCAACCACGACTTCCTCCGGTCGCTCGGCGCGGAGCCGGTGACCTACGGCCCCGGGCTCGCCGACCGGGTGCGCGCCCTGGCCCCGGAGGGCGTCGACGCCGTCTTCGACCTCATGGGCGGGGACACCCTGGCCGGTTCGCCGGCGCTGCTGCGGCCGGGCGGACGGCTCGCCTCCATCTCCGGTGACGTGACGGGGCTCGGCGGACGCTACGTCTTCGTCCGCCCCGACCCGGTCGATCTGGCCGAGCTCGTGGCGATGGCGGACCGCGGCGAGGTCCGGGTCCACGTGAGCGCCGAGTTCCCGCTCGCGGACGCGGCCCGCGCCCATGAACTCATGCAAACCGGCCATGTGCGCGGCAAGGTCGTCCTGGCGGTCGGCACGGCCTGACCGGCGGTCGGAAAGGCCTGATCCGGCCCGTCCCGCCGACCTCACCGCACCCGTCCGAGACCCGTACCGGAAGAGCCCGACGCGCTACCCGTAGCAGAAGATCCGCATCCCACACGTGTGAGAGGCCCGAGGCCGCCCCTGTCAGGGGCGGCCTTTCTCGTGTGTCCGGGGGCCTCTGCGGCCGGTCTTCAGCGAATCTTCAGCGGCTCTCAAGTCGCCCACACGTGAGGCCACGGCCGATTGCCCCGTCGTTCGCAGATGAAACCCCAGAGGGGGCTGTGAGGCTTGATTCATGCCCTCAGGGGCCCGCCGAAGCAGACCCACGGACGAACGGAACCGGGCATGACCCTTGCTGAGCAGGAGCCGACGGCAGCGGCGCCGGCCGCGGCCGAACTCGCCTACCAGCGTCCTATGGACCGCGCCCTGGTGCACCGCCGGGCCGTCATGGAGGTCTTCGTCACCGACGCCGTCCGGCACGGCGACGACGCCTTCGCCGTGGCCGTCCAGGCACCCCGCGCGCACAGCTACTACAACGACCACACGCAGCGGCCCGCGCTGCTCGACCCGCTGTTCCTCCTGGAGGCCGCCCGCCAGGCGGTCACCGTCGTGGCGCACCAGTGGCTGGACGTCACGTACGACACCTCCTTCCTGATCAGCGACTGGACCACCGAGTTCACCGACCTCGCCGCCCTGCGGACCCGCGTCGACACCCCGGACGAGCTCGTCGTCGAGGTCACCACGCGCGACCTCAAGCGGCGCGGCACCAGGCTCCTCGCGGCCACCCTGGAGTGCGTCTTCCTGGTGGGCGGCCGACGGGCCGGGACGAGCGTCGTCGTGGCCGGATACCTCAGCCGCGACGGCTACACGGCCCACCGCGAGAAGAGCCGGGGTTCCGTCCCGCCGCTCTCCTCCGCCATGCCGCACACCCGCACCGGCACGCCCGTCGCGCCCGCCCTGGTGGGCCGCGAGCGGACGGAGAACGTCGTCCTCACCGACGTGGTCCGGCACCCCGACGCCACGACCGCGCTGCGCGCCGTGCTCGACGTCCCGGTGCGGCACGCGGCCATGTACGACCACCCGCTGGACCACGTACCGGCGATGGCCCTGATGGAGGCGGCCCGCCAGGCCGCGGTCCTCGCCTCCGACGAGTCCGGGGAGTCCGGCGACCGGCGGTACGCGCGTGCCTTCGGCGCCACGTTCCGCCGGTTCGTCGAGCTGGACAGCCCGGTCACGGTCTCCGTCACGCCGTCGGCCGGCGAGCGCCTCACCGTCGACTTCCTGCAGGACGGGGAGTCGGTCTGCTCGGCCGACATCGAGGTCGCGGTCCTCGCGGAGCCCGAGCCGGCCGCCGCGTCCGGGCCGTCCGCCGCGTCCGAGGCGCCCGACACGGACGGCAGGTGACGGGCCGTGCGACTGGACTCACCCCTGGGTCTCTCCGCGACGGCCTGGTACCCCGACGGTCTCCAGACGACCGAAGAGGCCGTGGCCGCCGGTGACATCGACGCCCGCACCGCCCGCGAACTCGGCTACACCTCGCTCCCCGTCAGCGAGGACATCGCGCCGCCCGACATGGCCGTCGAGGCCGCCAACCGGCTCTTCACGCTCTCCGGCGCCCGCGCCGACGCCCTCTCCCTCGTCCTGCACGCCAGCGTCCACCACCAGGGCCACGACGCCTGGTCCGCCCCGCACTACATCGCCAGTCGGATCGGCGCCGACCGTGCCGTACCGATCGGGCTGCTCCAGCAGTGCAACGGCGGCGCCATCGGCATCGAACTGGCCGCGAGCCGACTCCAGGGCGACCCGTCCGCCGGACCCGCCCTGGTCACGACCGCCGACCGCTTCCTGATGCCGAGCTGGCACCGCTGGCGCAGCGACTACGGGATGGCGGCCGGCGACGCGGCCACCGCCGTCCTCGTCCACCGCACCGGCTCCGCGGCCGAGCCCGGCTCGGCGCACGCCTTCCCCCCGGACCTGCTGCTGCACTCGCTCGCCACCCGGACCGCCTCCGAACTGGAGGTGATGCACCGCGGCGACGACGAGCTGAACGCGACGCCGATGGGGCACAGCCCGATGATCGACGTGCGGCGCACCAAGCGCGCCTTCATCAAGGCGTACGGCGTCGACTTCTTCGTCAAGACGGCGGCCGACCGCATCCGCGCCGTCGTCGAGGAGGCCCTGGCCGACGCCGGGCTCACCGGCGACGACCCGCGGCTGCACCACGCCGTGATCCCCCGCCTGGGCACCAAGGCGATGAACGAGGCGTACATCCCGCCGCTGAAGGACGTCACCTCGGCGGAGGTGCTCGACCTGGGCCGGGTCACCGGGCACGTGGGGGCCGGCGACCTGAACGCCTCCCTGGCCGACCTGGCCCGCTCGGACCTCCTGAGGCCCGGGGCCCACGCCCTGGTGCTCAACGGCGGCGGCGGGTTCACCTTCACCGCGGTCGTGGTCAGCAAGCGCTGACCTCCCGCGATCCGTACCGATCCACCGATCCACCGATCTACCGATCACCGATCCACTGCTCCACCCGATTCGCACCCGACTCGCATCCGACTCCCAAGGAGAACCCCTCATGTCCGCTCACCAGGACCGTCTCTTCGCCCTCGTCTCCGAGAAGCTCGGCGTCCCCACCGAGGAGCTCGACACCACGTCCACCTTCGACGCCCTCGACCTGGACTCGCTCGCCCTGATCGAGCTCAGCGTCATCGTGCAGAAGGAGTTCGGCGTCCAGATCGACGAGACGGCGCTGACCCCGGAGAACACCTTCGCCGACATCCTCACCGAGATCGACTCCAAGGTCGCGGTGGCCTGATGACCGGCATACCGACGCAGCGCCCGGGCGGGCGCACCAAACGCTTCGACGTGGCGGTCACCGGCGTCGGCCTGGTCACCCCGGCCGGCCTCGGTGTCGAGGCCAACTTCGAGCGGGTCTGGTCGGGCAGGTCCACCGCGGCCACCGACCCGGACCTCGCCGGTCTGCCCGTCGACTTCGCCTGCCGCGTACCGGACTTCGACGCGGGCGCCCTGCTCGGGCGGCGCAGCGCCGTCCGCATGGACCCGATCAGCCACTTCGGCGTGGTCGCCGCCCGGCAGGCCGTCGAGGACGCCGGGCTCGACCCGGCGGCCTGGGACGGCCCCCGCGTCGGCGTGGTGGTCGGCACCTCGCTCGGTGGCTGGTCCACCGTCGAACGCGAGCACGGCAAGCACCTCGCCGACGGCCCCGAGTTCGTCTCGCCGCTGCTCATGGTGATGGGCCCGGTCAACATGACCGCCGGCTACATCGCCATGGACCTCAAGGCACTCGGCCCCAACCAGGTCGTGTCGACCGCCTGCGCCTCCGGCAACACGGCGATCGGGTACGCCCGCGCCCTCCTGGAGTCCGGTGTCTGCGACATCGTCCTGGCGGGCGGCGCCGAGGCCGCGATGTCCCCGACCGCCATGGCCAGCCTCGCCCGCGCCGGAGCGCTGTCGACCCGGCGCGACGACCCGGCGTCGGCCTCCCGCCCCTTCGACGCGGACCGCAACGGGTTCGTCGCCGGCGAGGGCGCGGCCATGCTCGTCCTGGAGCGGGTCGAGGACGCGCGGGCGCGCGGCGCCCGCATCCGCGCCCGGGTCTCCGGCTTCGGCGCCTCGGCCGACGGCCACCACGCGTCGGCGCCCGACCCGACCGGCGGCGGCGCCGAGCGGGCCATCCGGGCGGCGCTCGCCGACGCCCTGGTCGACACCTCCGAGGTCGACCACGTCAACGCGCACGGCACGTCGACCCCGCTCAACGACATCACCGAGGCCGGGATGCTCCGCCGGGTCTTCGGAGAGAAGCCCGCCGTCACCTCCACCAAGGGTGTCGTCGGCCACCTGCTGGGCGCCGCCGGCGCCGCCGAGGCGGTCTACACGGTGCTCGCCGTGGAGCGGAGCCTCGTCCCGCCGACGGCCAACCTGAACAGC is part of the Streptomyces sp. NBC_00250 genome and harbors:
- a CDS encoding NAD-dependent epimerase/dehydratase family protein, producing the protein MQTPTGKKILITGATGLVARTAAETLARDNEVWCLGRFSDPETERGLRDRGIRTRRWDMAAYGPDGRDGLDEVPDDFTHVLHAAVERGDGDFEDVVAVNSVGTGRLMTHCRSAESFLFISTSAVYAPGALDHRYTETDPLAAHSAFLPTYPVGKLATEGAVRALAVTLGLPTTIARLNVAYGPHGHGGAPVIHYRAMLAGQPVAVPHTDQHYCSPIHTDDIARHVPGLWAAATVPATVVNWGGDEVVGITDLLAHVSELTGVPVDFVPGDVTRAVVAYDDTRRRSLVGPCEWSWRDGVRQVLEAHFPGCVTAAARQTR
- a CDS encoding non-ribosomal peptide synthetase — protein: MTTEHDTTADHDTTADLGALLIRAAARFPEHGIRYGSADRPLDFRLQTYPELLEESLRVLARLRRSGVGEDRIVALLLERPEDFLPALWACLLGGITVCPLVPLRDDPQRWAAQLGHVDTLLDGPLLVTDVRTREELPAVQNLSVVTLEDLAPAGTDAGTEGDALPLTPASPDDVALLVLTSGSTSASKAVRLTHGNLLASMAAKAGTQSLTSDDVTLNWISYDHVAALLEAHLLPLSVGAVQLQTSPETVLAAPMRFLELIDAHRVTMTFTPNFLLGQLNKIVDRLPAAPSLDLSCLRHIVSGGEANPVATGIGFLDRLAPYGLRREALWPAFGMTETCAGSIYNREFPEADREAEFAAVGRPVDGLRIRIAAEDTGLPQAAGETGEVQLTGPMVTGGYWNDKEATEAAFTADGWFRTGDLGRLDGGRLTLVGRSKDSVIVNGVNYYSHDLESVLDGLEGIEKSFVAAFPTRPKGSDTEQLAVAFAAAPEVAGDEPALHRLLIAVRNSVVLHWGFRPALLLPLPKDAFPKTSLGKIPRALMRRRLEAGDYAEQVGSVQALVTRQLGGYVAPEGAREEALAELYGELFETDPATISATASFFDLGGTSLDILRLKSLIARRFPGTEPPVLAILTSPSVRALAARIEADRSDAPAPYDPIVPLQTSGEGTPLFCVHPGVGEVLVFVNLAKYFVHERPFYALRARGFNPGEKPFASFDEMARAYVDAIRSRQPHGPYAIAGYSFGAAVAFEVAKLLEADGERVDFLGSFNLPPHIKYRMDELDFVETAVNLAMFLDLVSEQRAKTLPAELRPLDRREQLGRLIDIAPPERLAELDLDLERFTAWAELADGLTDLGRSYVPSGDVARMSVFYAVPLRGSKQDWLDDELSRWTDFTREAPRYLDVPGEHYTLMGARHVAAFQSILRAELARSLSAPSDEQ
- a CDS encoding cobalamin B12-binding domain-containing protein, with the translated sequence MDTPIRVVIAKPGLDGHDRGAKVIARALRDAGVEVIYTGLHQTPRQIVDTAVQEDADGIGLSVLSGAHMTLFAEVLRLLDEADARDITVFGGGIIPEADIPVLREMGVAALFTPGSPTRDISAWVTRNIAALEEAR
- a CDS encoding acyl-CoA mutase large subunit family protein, with the translated sequence MTRESESGLPIEPVYGPGALEGWDPAGKLGEPGGYPFTRGVYPSMYTGRPWTMRQYAGFGTAVESNARYKQLIANGTMGLSVAFDLPTQMGHDSDAPISSGEVGKVGVAIDSVDDMRILFDGIPLDKVSTSMTINAPAALLLLMYQLVGEEQGVPAERLTGTIQNDVLKEYIARGTYIFPPKPSLRLIADIFKYCRSEIPKWNTISISGYHMAEAGASPAQEIAFTLADGIEYVRTAVAAGMDVDDFAPRLSFFFVARTTILEEVAKFRAARRIWARVMKEEFGARNPKSLMLRFHTQTAGVQLTAQQPEVNLVRVAVQGLAAVLGGTQSLHTNSFDEAIALPTDKSARLALRTQQVLAYETDVTATVDPFAGSYVVEKMTDDVEAAALDLMGRVEEMGGAVNAIEHGFQKSEIERSAYRIAQETDSGERVVVGVNRYTIDVEEPYEPLRVDPAIEAQQAERLTTLRAERDQTAVDAALAALKKTAEGTDNVLYPMKDALKARATVGEVCHALRDVWGTYSPTTT
- a CDS encoding quinone oxidoreductase family protein, whose product is MTNTAPTSTTSGSRMRTVRFDDFGAPSVLTVGEVETPEPEAGQLTVDVRYAGVNFAEVMFRRGQFPVGLPHFPGLEAVGTVRAVGEGVTGFEPGDRVAALTLGGGGNAEVVAVGAEHVVRLDGELADLDGALAAGALCNVTTALGVLTSAGHLAKGETVVVLAAAGGVGTAAAQLARQLGAGTVIGVTSSPAKAEYARGFGYDSVVSYEELEQEVAERTGGAGADLVLDSVGGAFRSSVSGLLAAFGRHVIFGNAAAEDVTFEGNHPWYTNSSLAGYNLGGVAGRAPELLRAHLEQALAEVAKGSVRVDVTVLPLADAARAHELLETRASTGKYVLDVRS
- a CDS encoding MBL fold metallo-hydrolase: MLVLSAATGKFGTNVHIVAAGPGNPCLVVDPGHDSREAVLRAVRAHRLEPEAILITHGHMDHTWDAVPLARHYGVPAWIHPADRYQLGAPAKGLPDSFPRDLLVGHPDQEPDEVSELPERGGELTFAAGIVTVLHTPGHTSGSVMFRFDSGDAPLLATGDTLLANGPGRADAPTASPTSMEDSLRMVTGLCPDDTRLLTGHGPTSFLSQTGIR
- a CDS encoding NADP-dependent oxidoreductase, producing MKAIAVQRYGGPEVLELMDLPEPRLGPDVVLVRVRYAGVNPADWKIREGYIDDWFESHFPLVMGCDLSGVVERTGLGVTEFAPGDEVVGYVRADHMQRGTYGELVAAPVRTLAHKPRSLDAREAAGLPAAGLTAYQALRRHLEIGPGDVLLVHAAAGGVGSLAVQIGRALGARVIGTASERNHDFLRSLGAEPVTYGPGLADRVRALAPEGVDAVFDLMGGDTLAGSPALLRPGGRLASISGDVTGLGGRYVFVRPDPVDLAELVAMADRGEVRVHVSAEFPLADAARAHELMQTGHVRGKVVLAVGTA